Below is a genomic region from Streptomyces ferrugineus.
CGCCGGGCGAGTACTACGCGGACAACCTCAGCGACAACACCTTCACGAGCGCCTGAGCCCATCCCCGCAGCGGTGCCCCCTCGGAGGGGGCACCGCTGCACGGCTCAGTGGAAGAAGTGCCGCGTCCCCGTGAAGTACATCGTGACGCCGGCCTTCTTCGCCGCCTCGACCACCAGCTCGTCGCGGACCGAACCGCCGGGCTGGACCACGGCCTTCACGCCGGCCTGGGTCAGGATCTCCAGGCCGTCGGGGAAGGGGAAGAAGGCGTCGGAGGCGGCGTAGGCACCCTGCGCGCGCTCGGCGCCGGCCCGCTCGACGGCCAGCTTCGCGGAGTCGACACGGTTGACCTGCCCCATGCCGACCCCGACCGACGCGCCGTCCTTGGCGAGCAGGATGGCGTTGGACTTGACGGCCCGGCAGGCACGCCAGGCGAAGGCCAGCTCGGCGAGTTCGGCGGCGGACAGCGCTTCGCCGGTGGCCAGCGTCCAGTCCGCCGGGTCGTCGCCCTCGGCTTGGAACACGTCGGTGATCTGGGCGAGCCCGCCGCCGTCGATCGGCTTGAACTCCGCGGACGCCTCGGGCGCCTCGGGGCAGCGCAGTACGCGGATGTTCTTCTTCTTCGCGAGGACATCGACAGCGCCCGGCTCGTAGTCGGGGGCGACGATGACCTCCGTGAAGATCTCGGCGACCTGCTCGGCCATCTCCTTGCTGACCGGGCGGTTGACGGCGATCACCCCGCCGAAGGCCGACAGCGGGTCACAGGCGTGCGCCTTGCGGTGCGCCTCGGCGACATCGGCACCGATCGCGATGCCGCACGGATTGGCGTGCTTGATGATCGCGACGCAGGGCTCGTCGTGGTCGTACGCGGCACGGCGGGCGGCATCCGTGTCGGTGTAGTTGTTGTACGACATCTCCTTGCCGTGCAGCTGCTCGGCCTGGGCCAGACCGCCGCAGCCACCCGTGTAGAGGGCGGCGGGCTGGTGCGGGTTCTCGCCGTAGCGCAGGACCTGCTTGCGCTGGTACGTCACACCGAGGAACTCGGGGAACTCCGCGCCGTCGCCCGCGTAGTCCGCGGCGAACCAGGCGGCGACCGCCACGTCGTACTCGGCGGTGTGCCGGAACGCCTCGGCGGCGAGCTTCTTGCGGGCGCCCAGGTCGAACCCGCCGGAGGCGACCGCGGTGAGGACGTCGGCGTAACGGTCGGGGCTGGTCACGACCGCCACGGACGGGTGGTTCTTGGCGGCGGCGCGCACCATGGAGGGGCCGCCGATGTCGATCTGCTCGACGCACTCGTCGGGTGAGGCACCGGAGGCGACGGTCGCCTCGAACGGATAGAGGTTCACGACGACGAGGTCGAACGGCTCGACCCCCAGCTCGGCGAGCTGCCGCTGGTGGTCCTCCAGGCGCAGATCGGCGAGGATGCCGGCGTGCACGCGCGGGTGCAGGGTCTTGACGCGGCCGTCCAGGCACTCGGGGAAGCCGGTGAGCTCCTCGACCTTGGTGACGGGGACGCCGGCCTCGGCGATCCTCGCGGCCGTGGAGCCGGTGGAGACGAGTTCGACGCCCGCCTCGTGCAGGCCGCGCGCGAGGTCTTCGAGACCGGTCTTGTCGTAGACGCTGACGAGCGCGCGACGGATGACCCGCTTGGTGCTCTCGGCCGTGACATTGCTGTCGGCGGTCACTGGATAACTACCTTTCGTCCCTCAATGCGATAGCCGTTGCGGGCGAGCCGCCCCACGACCTCGACGAGCAGCCTTCGCTCGACTTCCTTGATGCGCTCGTGCAGAGCGCTCTCGTCGTCCTCGTCCCGGACCTCGACCACGCCCTGAGCGATGATCGGCCCGGTGTCGACGCCGTCGTCGACGAAGTGGACGGTGCAGCCGGTGACCCTGGCTCCGTACGCGAGGGCGTCACGGACGCCGTGGGCGCCGGGAAAACTGGGGAGCAGGGCCGGGTGGGTGTTCACGAAACGGCCGCCGAAGCGGGCGAGGAACTCCTTGCCGACGATCTTCATGAACCCGGCGGACACCACGAGGTCGGGCTCGTAGGAGGCGACGGCCTCGGCGAGCGAGGCGTCCCACTCCTCACGTGTCGCGAAGTCCTTGACCCGCCGTACGAAGGTCGGCAGCCCGGCGCGCTCGGCGCGGGCGAGCCCCTCGATGTTCTCGCGGTCGGCGCCGACCGCGACGATCTCGGCGCCGTACGCCGCGCTGCCGGTGGCGGCGATCTCGTCGAGCAGCGCCTGCAGATTGGTGCCGGATCCGGAGACCAGCACGACGAGGCGCTTGGCCACGGTGGTGCCCTTTCTCGGGTGAACGACTCTGGAACGACTTTGTATGGTCGTACGAATGCTTCGCGCCCCCGGATACGGGGAAGTCTACGAAGCGGCCGACCGTCAGCAACGATACCGGCACACCGGGCGGCCCCCACGGGACGGGGGCGTGGCCGGAAGGTAGCGTCTGGGAGGGGCGGACTCGGGAACGCGGGTGGTGTGCGGTGCGTTCACGAGATGACGGCTCACACCAGAACAGTCGTAATCCAACTCGTAATCCGATTCGGAATCCAAGGGGAAGACGCTCACTTGATGTCGGACCGCAGCCTGCGACTCCTCACGCTCCCCCCGCAGTCCCTGCCGGGAGGGGTGCACAGCGGCATGCTGCTGCGGGAGCGCCCCGCCTCGCCGCCCGACGCCCCCTCGGGCGGGCAGCACGGCGACCAGCGGGGCGGTGACGGCAAGGGGCAGGAGGACAACCCGTTCGCCCCGCCGCCGGAGGGCACACCGGACCGCCCGTGGCAGCCCCGGCGCCCGTCGGACGACGACGGCTCGCAGGGTTCCGACCAGGGCGGCGGCCCGAGCGGCGGTCAGGGTGGTGGCCCGTCGCCCTGGGGCAACCAGTGGAGCGACCGCCAGCCGGGCCGCTCCAGCGGCGGCTTCGGCGAGCAGCCCCGAAGCGGCCAGAACGGCCCCGGAAGCGGCGGCCCCGGCACGAACATGCGCTGGGACCCGACCGACCCCGCCCAGCGCCGGGCCCGTTACGCCCTGCTGTCCGGCATGTGGGCCTTCTTCTTCGCCCTGTTCAGCTGGCCGTACGTGGCACTGCTGCTCGGCGCGCTGGCCCTCTACTGGGGCATCGGCAGCCTGCGCACCAAGCCCCGCACCGCCGACCCCGACACCCCGGCCCCGCAGAACTCCGGCCGCCCCCAGACGACGGCGGCGGTGAGCGGTCTGGTCACGGCGTCCCTCGCGATCGCGGTGGTCGCG
It encodes:
- the purN gene encoding phosphoribosylglycinamide formyltransferase, encoding MAKRLVVLVSGSGTNLQALLDEIAATGSAAYGAEIVAVGADRENIEGLARAERAGLPTFVRRVKDFATREEWDASLAEAVASYEPDLVVSAGFMKIVGKEFLARFGGRFVNTHPALLPSFPGAHGVRDALAYGARVTGCTVHFVDDGVDTGPIIAQGVVEVRDEDDESALHERIKEVERRLLVEVVGRLARNGYRIEGRKVVIQ
- the purH gene encoding bifunctional phosphoribosylaminoimidazolecarboxamide formyltransferase/IMP cyclohydrolase, whose translation is MTADSNVTAESTKRVIRRALVSVYDKTGLEDLARGLHEAGVELVSTGSTAARIAEAGVPVTKVEELTGFPECLDGRVKTLHPRVHAGILADLRLEDHQRQLAELGVEPFDLVVVNLYPFEATVASGASPDECVEQIDIGGPSMVRAAAKNHPSVAVVTSPDRYADVLTAVASGGFDLGARKKLAAEAFRHTAEYDVAVAAWFAADYAGDGAEFPEFLGVTYQRKQVLRYGENPHQPAALYTGGCGGLAQAEQLHGKEMSYNNYTDTDAARRAAYDHDEPCVAIIKHANPCGIAIGADVAEAHRKAHACDPLSAFGGVIAVNRPVSKEMAEQVAEIFTEVIVAPDYEPGAVDVLAKKKNIRVLRCPEAPEASAEFKPIDGGGLAQITDVFQAEGDDPADWTLATGEALSAAELAELAFAWRACRAVKSNAILLAKDGASVGVGMGQVNRVDSAKLAVERAGAERAQGAYAASDAFFPFPDGLEILTQAGVKAVVQPGGSVRDELVVEAAKKAGVTMYFTGTRHFFH